Proteins from a genomic interval of Homo sapiens chromosome 6 genomic scaffold, GRCh38.p14 alternate locus group ALT_REF_LOCI_2 HSCHR6_MHC_COX_CTG1:
- the TRIM15 gene encoding E3 ubiquitin-protein ligase TRIM15 isoform X1 → MEGPTHQAHTVGFLDEAIQPYRDRLRSRLEALSTERDEIEDVKCQEDQKLQVLLTQIESKKHQVETAFERLQQELEQQRCLLLARLRELEQQIWKERDEYITKVSEEVTRLGAQVKELEEKCQQPASELLQDVRVNQSRCEMKTFVSPEAISPDLVKKIRDFHRKILTLPEMMRMFSENLAHHLEIDSGVITLDPQTASRSLVLSEDRKSVRYTRQKKSLPDSPLRFDGLPAVLGFPGFSSGRHRWQVDLQLGDGGGCTVGVAGEGVRRKGEMGLSAEDGVWAVIISHQQCWASTSPGTDLPLSEIPRGVRVALDYEAGQVTLHNAQTQEPIFTFTASFSGKVFPFFAVWKKGSCLTLKG, encoded by the exons GATCGTCTCAGGAGTCGACTGGAAGCTCTGAGCACGGAGAGAGATGAGATTGAGGATGTAAAGTGTCAAGAAGACCAGAAGCTTCAAGTGCTGCTG ACTCAGATCGAAAGCAAGAAGCATCAGGTGGAAACAGCTTTtgagaggctgcagcaggagctgGAGCAGCAGCGATGTctcctgctggccaggctgagggAGCTGGAGCAGCAGATTTGGAAGGAGAGGGATGAATATATCACAAAGGTCTCTGAGGAAGTCACCCGGCTTGGAGCCCAGGTCAAGGAGCTGGAGGAGAAGTGTCAGCAGCCAGCAAGTGAGCTTCTACAA GATGTCAGAGTCAACCAGAGCAG GTGTGAGATGAAGACTTTTGTGAGTCCTGAGGCCATTTCTCCTGACCTTGTCAAGAAGATCCGTGATTTCCACAGGAAAATACTCACCCTCCCAGAGATGATGAGGATGTTCTCAG AAAACTTGGCGCATCATCTGGAAATAGATTCAG GGGTCATCACTCTGGACCCTCAGACCGCCAGCCGGAGCCTGGTTCTCTCGGAAGACAGGAAGTCAGTGAGGTACACCCGGCAGAAGAAGAGCCTGCCAGACAGCCCCCTGCGCTTCGACGGCCTCCCGGCGGTTCTGGGCTTCCCGGGCTTCTCCTCCGGGCGCCACCGCTGGCAGGTTGACCTGCAGCTGGGCGACGGCGGCGGCTGCACGGTGGGGGTGGCCGGGGAGGgggtgaggaggaagggagagatgggACTCAGCGCCGAGGACGGCGTCTGGGCCGTGATCATCTCGCACCAGCAGTGCTGGGCCAGCACCTCCCCGGGCACCGACCTGCCGCTGAGCGAGATCCCGCGCGGCGTGAGAGTCGCCCTGGACTACGAGGCGGGGCAGGTGACCCTCCACAACGCCCAGACCCAGGAGCCCATCTTCACCTTCACTGCCTCTTTCTCCGGCAAAGTCTTCCCTTTCTTTGCCGTCTGGAAAAAAGGTTCCTGCCTTACGCTGAAAGGCTGA
- the TRIM15 gene encoding E3 ubiquitin-protein ligase TRIM15 isoform X2, giving the protein MNISQRSLRKSPGLEPRSRSWRRSVSSQQDVRVNQSRCEMKTFVSPEAISPDLVKKIRDFHRKILTLPEMMRMFSENLAHHLEIDSGVITLDPQTASRSLVLSEDRKSVRYTRQKKSLPDSPLRFDGLPAVLGFPGFSSGRHRWQVDLQLGDGGGCTVGVAGEGVRRKGEMGLSAEDGVWAVIISHQQCWASTSPGTDLPLSEIPRGVRVALDYEAGQVTLHNAQTQEPIFTFTASFSGKVFPFFAVWKKGSCLTLKG; this is encoded by the exons ATGAATATATCACAAAGGTCTCTGAGGAAGTCACCCGGCTTGGAGCCCAGGTCAAGGAGCTGGAGGAGAAGTGTCAGCAGCCAGCAA GATGTCAGAGTCAACCAGAGCAG GTGTGAGATGAAGACTTTTGTGAGTCCTGAGGCCATTTCTCCTGACCTTGTCAAGAAGATCCGTGATTTCCACAGGAAAATACTCACCCTCCCAGAGATGATGAGGATGTTCTCAG AAAACTTGGCGCATCATCTGGAAATAGATTCAG GGGTCATCACTCTGGACCCTCAGACCGCCAGCCGGAGCCTGGTTCTCTCGGAAGACAGGAAGTCAGTGAGGTACACCCGGCAGAAGAAGAGCCTGCCAGACAGCCCCCTGCGCTTCGACGGCCTCCCGGCGGTTCTGGGCTTCCCGGGCTTCTCCTCCGGGCGCCACCGCTGGCAGGTTGACCTGCAGCTGGGCGACGGCGGCGGCTGCACGGTGGGGGTGGCCGGGGAGGgggtgaggaggaagggagagatgggACTCAGCGCCGAGGACGGCGTCTGGGCCGTGATCATCTCGCACCAGCAGTGCTGGGCCAGCACCTCCCCGGGCACCGACCTGCCGCTGAGCGAGATCCCGCGCGGCGTGAGAGTCGCCCTGGACTACGAGGCGGGGCAGGTGACCCTCCACAACGCCCAGACCCAGGAGCCCATCTTCACCTTCACTGCCTCTTTCTCCGGCAAAGTCTTCCCTTTCTTTGCCGTCTGGAAAAAAGGTTCCTGCCTTACGCTGAAAGGCTGA